Proteins encoded within one genomic window of Dermatophilus congolensis:
- a CDS encoding GMC family oxidoreductase N-terminal domain-containing protein, translated as MTTTPTTPNTHTTGTHPTWPRLETEHLPTDADTVIIGSGFGGSVAAARLAQAGKDILLLERGREWIPGEFPDDFASVRRNIRTRHNPMGLFDLALGLDVDRLIANGLGGGSLIYANVMLPPEPEVFNDPHWPEGINLRTLTPYIGRVRAMLRPEHVQRAPKHVEPLTGLAHHHKLPVKPVPVAVNLTRPNEPNPHGIQQNTCTHCGNCVTGCNVGAKTTMRASYLPLAHSAGARIVTRTEVRTIEPSPKPHHRWRLRGWRLNYVGAHYERTPFTLDCTTVILSAGALGTTALLLRSSAAGLALSPNLGHRFSGNADSLALSYNAGITRQAGIGARDQFAPDSEYGPTIARMIDRRNGAHGHLIQDAVIPYPIATMLRRLLAGRFALSGDERIYCDLRPGGCPPGCSAIEHSQLWLAMGTDEANGTVRLGPRGEPTVHWPDAHRQNIYRQQQDDFAHLSETGESIHISNPRHLVRRSGIPAQSPVTVHALGGAAMGPNVDTGVIDRDHRVYTGHGNTTGTAVHPGLYVIDGAASPTSLGANPALTIAALAERAAERLLHHENETP; from the coding sequence ATGACCACAACACCAACAACACCCAACACACACACCACCGGCACCCACCCCACCTGGCCACGACTCGAAACCGAACACCTCCCCACTGACGCCGACACCGTCATCATCGGCTCCGGATTCGGCGGATCCGTCGCCGCCGCACGCCTGGCCCAAGCAGGAAAAGACATCCTCCTACTTGAACGCGGCCGCGAATGGATACCCGGCGAATTCCCCGACGACTTCGCCAGCGTCCGCCGCAACATCCGCACCCGCCACAACCCCATGGGCCTATTCGACCTCGCCCTAGGCCTAGACGTAGACCGCCTCATCGCCAACGGCCTCGGCGGCGGATCCCTCATCTACGCCAACGTCATGCTCCCCCCAGAACCAGAAGTCTTCAACGACCCCCACTGGCCCGAAGGCATCAACCTACGCACCCTCACCCCCTACATCGGGCGAGTCCGAGCCATGCTCCGCCCCGAACACGTCCAACGAGCCCCCAAACACGTCGAACCCCTCACCGGCCTAGCCCACCACCACAAACTCCCCGTCAAACCCGTCCCCGTAGCCGTCAACCTCACCCGCCCCAACGAACCAAACCCCCACGGAATCCAACAAAACACCTGCACACACTGCGGAAACTGCGTCACCGGATGCAACGTTGGCGCAAAAACCACCATGCGAGCCAGCTACCTACCCTTAGCCCACAGCGCAGGCGCCCGCATCGTCACCCGCACCGAAGTTCGCACCATCGAGCCCTCACCCAAACCCCACCATCGCTGGCGCCTACGCGGATGGCGCCTCAACTACGTCGGCGCCCACTACGAACGCACACCCTTCACCCTCGACTGCACAACCGTCATCCTCTCCGCCGGGGCACTAGGAACCACCGCCCTGCTCCTACGCAGCTCCGCCGCCGGCCTCGCCCTCTCACCCAACCTCGGACACCGATTCTCCGGCAATGCCGACTCCCTCGCCCTCTCCTACAACGCAGGCATCACCCGCCAAGCAGGCATAGGCGCCCGCGACCAATTCGCCCCCGACAGCGAATACGGCCCCACCATCGCCCGCATGATCGACCGCCGAAACGGTGCCCACGGTCACCTCATCCAAGACGCAGTTATCCCATACCCCATCGCAACCATGTTGCGTCGCCTCCTCGCTGGCCGCTTCGCCCTCAGCGGAGACGAACGCATCTACTGCGATCTACGCCCCGGCGGATGCCCACCCGGATGCAGCGCCATCGAACACTCTCAACTCTGGCTAGCAATGGGAACAGACGAAGCCAACGGCACCGTCCGACTCGGACCCCGCGGTGAACCCACCGTCCACTGGCCCGACGCCCACCGCCAAAACATCTACCGCCAACAACAAGACGACTTCGCCCACCTAAGCGAAACCGGAGAATCCATCCACATCTCCAACCCCCGTCACCTCGTCCGACGCAGCGGAATCCCCGCGCAATCTCCCGTCACCGTCCACGCCCTCGGCGGAGCAGCCATGGGCCCCAACGTCGACACAGGCGTCATCGACCGCGACCACCGTGTCTACACAGGACACGGCAACACCACAGGCACCGCCGTTCACCCCGGCCTATACGTCATCGACGGTGCAGCCAGCCCAACATCCCTGGGCGCCAACCCCGCACTCACCATCGCCGCACTCGCCGAACGCGCAGCCGAACGCCTCCTCCACCACGAGAACGAGACCCCATGA
- a CDS encoding alpha/beta hydrolase: MNTFLNAIRNCLRGSFLVLALIISIIATILLDARDLRSPANAKTDMPPASVAPWHDPSWTPSATVPGLHTRQLDIGDLAGGGTTRVGVLEPTIPAVADVLFIHGHADRLDNHRALFTSLAQRGMRVISYDLPSHGKSHLAPIDRWSIDDLTELTARVEHATHTKHPLILSGWSFGGLIATRIAQEPTRLHRFSRPIRALILETPAVAPLSFVGGDGIAQARTLTHDTDAPVAAPPTPASPFYNPLFATRLLTEATIAAAHPLPAGLPTLIIGSDPEHDRYIDAKKVATWATGVAKKTGANITFRTCHGARHGVDIEAWPTGPAANHHITNFIAKTLTLATAATRTSNSTPTPTEVTTACR, encoded by the coding sequence ATGAACACCTTCCTCAACGCCATACGCAACTGCCTACGCGGCAGCTTTCTCGTCCTCGCCCTCATCATCTCCATCATCGCCACAATCCTTCTCGACGCCCGCGACCTGCGCAGCCCAGCCAACGCAAAAACCGACATGCCACCGGCATCAGTCGCCCCCTGGCACGACCCCTCTTGGACACCTTCTGCCACCGTCCCCGGACTACACACCCGCCAACTCGACATAGGCGACCTCGCTGGCGGCGGAACCACCCGCGTCGGCGTCCTCGAACCCACCATTCCAGCCGTCGCCGATGTCCTCTTCATCCACGGCCATGCCGACCGACTCGACAACCACCGCGCACTCTTCACCAGCCTCGCGCAACGTGGCATGCGCGTCATCTCCTACGACCTGCCCTCCCACGGCAAATCCCACCTAGCTCCCATCGACCGCTGGAGCATCGACGACCTCACCGAACTCACAGCCCGAGTCGAACACGCCACCCACACCAAACACCCACTCATCCTCTCCGGATGGTCCTTCGGCGGACTCATCGCCACCCGCATCGCCCAAGAACCAACCCGCCTACATCGATTCTCCCGCCCCATCCGCGCACTCATCCTCGAAACCCCCGCCGTCGCCCCCCTGTCCTTCGTCGGAGGCGACGGTATCGCTCAAGCACGCACCCTCACCCACGACACAGACGCTCCCGTAGCCGCACCACCCACACCCGCATCACCCTTCTACAACCCTCTCTTCGCCACCCGACTCCTCACCGAAGCCACCATTGCCGCAGCACATCCCCTCCCAGCCGGGCTACCGACGCTCATCATCGGATCCGACCCCGAACACGACCGCTACATTGACGCTAAAAAAGTTGCCACGTGGGCTACAGGTGTAGCCAAAAAGACCGGTGCCAACATCACCTTCCGCACCTGCCACGGTGCTCGCCATGGCGTTGACATCGAAGCCTGGCCAACCGGACCAGCCGCCAATCACCACATCACCAACTTCATCGCCAAAACTCTCACCCTCGCTACTGCTGCTACCCGCACCAGCAACTCAACCCCCACACCCACGGAAGTGACCACAGCATGCCGGTGA
- a CDS encoding PTS sugar transporter subunit IIA, with protein sequence MLDLLRKWKRQIVGETHVEPHVAHEALYRPVQGRTVDITEVPDPVFAQKIMGDGFAVLPDEGVFRAPVAGELVLVAETMHAFAIRTDAGAEVLVHIGIDTVGLKGEGFTAHAQAGRWVQAGEPIISCDLRSQEAKVPSMITPVVVTNGDRFTMTGRNLSAANDGAVAVIVSN encoded by the coding sequence ATGTTGGATTTGCTGCGTAAATGGAAACGACAGATCGTCGGAGAGACTCACGTGGAGCCGCACGTTGCGCATGAAGCTCTATATCGGCCAGTACAGGGCCGAACCGTTGACATCACGGAGGTACCGGACCCCGTATTCGCTCAAAAAATTATGGGAGATGGTTTCGCGGTTCTTCCGGATGAAGGTGTGTTCCGTGCTCCGGTGGCAGGAGAGCTTGTGCTGGTAGCTGAGACCATGCACGCGTTTGCTATTCGCACGGACGCTGGTGCAGAAGTATTGGTTCACATCGGTATCGACACAGTGGGTCTCAAAGGTGAGGGGTTTACGGCGCATGCTCAAGCTGGGCGGTGGGTGCAAGCTGGGGAACCGATCATTTCCTGTGACCTTAGGTCACAGGAGGCAAAGGTTCCCTCGATGATTACGCCCGTAGTTGTGACGAATGGTGATCGTTTCACAATGACAGGACGCAATTTGAGTGCTGCGAACGATGGTGCTGTTGCAGTCATCGTGTCGAACTGA
- a CDS encoding PRD domain-containing protein, with the protein MGSQVTVRRVYNNNVVLGVEDGAEVVLLGKGIGFGRKPGDEVDTEGVQRFVEELPYKAARVADVLSGATMEETEVARAIVAIGRDALGLSVGQALLLPVLDHLSVAVKRVKMGITVDFPLRWEVGHVFPEESAAGREAMHLANARLGVVLQEDEWVAFALHFVNHRWAGGDLSRTLSMTETIRRSFSLLEESWGRAIDENSMNAARFVTHMRYLFVRALESRQLDDVGVDLLAPVRARSPEAVRAALGLRELVEEALGVSLTEGEVGYLVLHTVRLYAELGMERSGSGG; encoded by the coding sequence ATGGGTTCACAGGTCACAGTTCGGCGGGTTTACAACAACAATGTCGTCCTCGGCGTTGAGGACGGCGCGGAGGTTGTTCTTCTCGGTAAAGGCATCGGGTTTGGGCGTAAGCCAGGCGATGAGGTTGACACCGAAGGGGTACAACGTTTCGTTGAGGAGCTGCCATATAAGGCGGCACGTGTTGCCGATGTGCTCAGCGGGGCGACGATGGAAGAGACAGAGGTTGCGCGTGCCATCGTCGCCATCGGTAGAGATGCGTTGGGGCTTTCGGTAGGGCAGGCGTTGTTGTTGCCAGTGCTGGACCACCTGTCGGTTGCGGTGAAGCGGGTGAAGATGGGCATCACGGTCGACTTCCCGTTGCGGTGGGAGGTTGGGCATGTGTTCCCGGAGGAGAGCGCGGCAGGCCGTGAGGCGATGCATTTGGCGAATGCACGCCTGGGGGTGGTCTTGCAGGAAGACGAGTGGGTGGCGTTTGCTTTGCACTTTGTGAATCACCGGTGGGCTGGTGGTGATTTGAGTCGGACGTTGAGCATGACTGAAACGATTCGGCGGTCGTTCTCGCTATTGGAGGAGTCGTGGGGGAGGGCGATTGACGAGAACTCGATGAATGCTGCTCGGTTCGTGACGCATATGCGTTATTTATTTGTGCGGGCTTTGGAGAGTCGGCAGCTAGATGATGTGGGTGTGGATTTATTGGCGCCGGTGCGGGCGCGTTCGCCGGAGGCGGTGCGGGCTGCGTTGGGGTTACGTGAGTTGGTGGAGGAGGCGTTGGGGGTGTCTCTGACTGAGGGTGAGGTGGGGTATTTGGTGTTGCATACGGTGCGTTTGTATGCAGAGCTGGGGATGGAACGTTCAGGTTCTGGTGGGTGA
- a CDS encoding methylated-DNA--[protein]-cysteine S-methyltransferase, whose translation MTTHHFTYITINTPISELLIAQTQERIIYIAFGCENHTTTLTHITGTTGPGTHHETPILHTAKTQLTEYFTGTRHHFTLPLDHRMSTPFRRTIQTHLATIPYGTTLTYTQLATQAGHPTAIRAAATACATNPLPLLLPCHRIIRANGNPGQYRGGAEAKKWLLTHEKTTPATPRSPTRT comes from the coding sequence ATGACCACCCACCACTTCACCTACATAACCATCAACACCCCGATCAGCGAACTACTCATCGCACAAACCCAAGAACGCATCATCTACATCGCCTTCGGCTGCGAAAACCACACCACCACACTCACCCACATCACCGGCACCACCGGCCCCGGCACACACCACGAAACCCCCATCCTCCACACCGCCAAAACCCAACTCACCGAATACTTCACCGGCACACGCCACCACTTCACCCTCCCCCTAGACCACCGCATGAGCACACCCTTCCGACGCACCATCCAAACCCACCTCGCCACCATCCCCTACGGAACCACCCTCACCTACACCCAACTCGCCACCCAAGCAGGACACCCCACAGCTATCCGCGCCGCAGCCACCGCCTGCGCCACCAACCCCCTACCTCTCCTCCTACCCTGTCACCGCATCATCCGCGCCAACGGCAACCCCGGCCAATACCGAGGCGGCGCCGAAGCCAAAAAATGGCTTCTCACACACGAAAAAACCACCCCCGCCACACCCCGCTCACCCACCAGAACCTGA
- the purL gene encoding phosphoribosylformylglycinamidine synthase: MSSPSVPSASLLSAGSALEGSSDPVYEVTFIPGGSALSDFRAAALLRRLRSVDERIVGVDAQFVHVVASDSPLDEAGCERLASILEYGDAYSGPSLGEGRVGMVVAPRFGTISPWASKATDIVHNCGIAIHRVERVTQFVLTLSGVGAEAGLADEQWVEAAGVLHDRMTETVLRGVDEARLVFAEREPAALGRVDVLGLGRDSLVEANTALGLALSDDEIDYLVDAFVGLGRNPSDVELMMFAQANSEHCRHKIFNADFVIDGQCQDLSLFGMIRHTEKMNGQNTIVAYKDNAAIMAGGEVTRWLPAVTDAQGEAHKYSGRMGDVHVLMKVETHNHPTAISPFPGAATGAGGEIRDEGATGRGSAPKAGLTGFVVSNLHLPGTNEPWEVGDCDEQGRRRFPAHVASPLDIMIEAPIGAAAFNNEFGRPGLGGFFRVYEQTVDGVRRGYHKPIMSAGGLGSIDAGQTEKVPFEAGSLLVQLGGPGMRIGMGGGAASSMAAGTNAADLDFDSVQRGNPEMERRAQEVINACWSLGSDNPILAIHDVGAGGLSNAFPELVSDAGRGARFDIRAVPVEESGLTPAEIWCNESQERYVLAIAPESLPMFREIAERERCPFAVVGAATDDGRLVLDAADALCAEAGGDGVVESGPDAPIDMPLEVLLGKAPKMTRDVARVRRSTPRLDVAAFHGSKKGAGALRDAAYAVLRHPSVASKRFLITIGDRTVGGFSHRDQMVGPHQVPVADVAVTLSDHFSFAGQAMSSGERMPVAAVNAPASGRLAVGEAITNLLAAPVESLESVKISANWMAAAGEEGEDAALYDTVRAVAMDLLPELGIGVPVGKDSLSMRTQWTDEVTGETCKVTSPVSLVISAFASLSDVRGTLTPALPKNRETTLLLVDLGEGERRLGGSMFAQVNGVFGGATPDVVRPSHLVGLTRAMTALREAGVVVAYHDRSDGGLWAATVEMGFAGSTGLTLDVPDVATLFTEELGVVLGIPSERAGKAEAILAAHGLGEITHRIGTTRGDRRVQVVIDGAKVMDEALADLGAAWDGTSARISQLRDNPECARQEHEAFTAALAGKREGVTELSVAPTFDPNDDVAAPFYNAGARPRLAVLREQGVNSHVETAWAFDQAGFDTFDVHMTDLQTGRIDLSSMVGLVAAGGFSYGDTLGAGEGWARSVLYNPRLLEIFTDFFARPDTFGLGICNGCQMFAALAGLIPGAQAWPRFSRNLSEQYEARLAQIEVLDSPSIFFAGMAGSSLPIVVAHGEGRADFSVRGDAAEVVRVMRYTDATGAPAVSYPANPNGSAEGLTAVTTPDGRFTAMMPHPERVARNVQFSWTDQPVEGTSPWMRLFRNARAHIG, encoded by the coding sequence ATGTCTTCGCCGTCTGTTCCTTCCGCATCGTTGTTGAGCGCTGGCTCTGCGTTGGAGGGAAGTTCTGATCCTGTGTATGAAGTTACTTTTATTCCTGGTGGGTCGGCGCTTTCTGATTTTCGGGCAGCTGCGCTGCTTCGTCGTTTGCGCAGTGTTGATGAGCGCATTGTTGGTGTTGATGCGCAGTTTGTGCATGTGGTGGCTTCTGATTCGCCGTTGGATGAGGCGGGTTGTGAGCGGTTGGCGTCGATTCTTGAGTACGGGGATGCGTATTCAGGGCCATCACTGGGTGAGGGCCGGGTTGGTATGGTTGTGGCGCCGCGGTTTGGAACTATTTCGCCTTGGGCGAGTAAGGCCACGGATATCGTGCACAACTGCGGGATTGCTATTCACCGTGTGGAGCGGGTGACGCAGTTTGTTTTGACGTTGAGTGGGGTGGGTGCAGAGGCTGGTTTGGCTGATGAGCAGTGGGTTGAGGCTGCTGGGGTGCTGCATGACCGTATGACGGAGACGGTTTTGCGGGGGGTGGATGAGGCGAGGCTGGTGTTTGCTGAGCGTGAGCCTGCCGCTTTGGGGCGGGTTGATGTGTTGGGTCTGGGGCGTGATTCGTTGGTGGAGGCGAACACGGCGTTGGGTTTGGCGCTTTCTGATGATGAGATTGATTACTTGGTGGATGCGTTTGTGGGGTTGGGGCGTAATCCGAGTGATGTTGAGTTGATGATGTTCGCGCAGGCGAACTCGGAGCATTGCCGTCACAAGATTTTTAATGCTGATTTTGTGATTGATGGGCAGTGTCAGGATTTGTCGCTGTTCGGGATGATTCGGCACACCGAAAAGATGAATGGCCAGAACACGATTGTGGCGTACAAGGATAATGCCGCGATTATGGCTGGTGGGGAGGTTACTCGGTGGTTGCCTGCGGTTACTGATGCTCAGGGTGAGGCACATAAGTATTCGGGCCGTATGGGTGATGTGCATGTGTTGATGAAGGTGGAGACGCATAATCACCCGACGGCGATTTCACCGTTCCCGGGGGCTGCTACGGGTGCTGGTGGTGAGATTCGTGATGAGGGTGCTACGGGTCGGGGTTCGGCGCCGAAGGCGGGGCTGACTGGGTTTGTGGTGTCGAATCTGCATCTTCCGGGTACGAATGAGCCGTGGGAGGTGGGTGATTGTGATGAGCAGGGGCGCCGTCGTTTCCCGGCGCATGTGGCCTCTCCGTTGGACATCATGATCGAGGCGCCGATTGGTGCGGCTGCGTTCAACAATGAGTTTGGGCGCCCAGGTTTGGGTGGCTTTTTCCGTGTGTATGAGCAGACGGTGGATGGGGTGCGCCGTGGCTATCACAAGCCGATCATGTCTGCTGGTGGTTTGGGCTCTATTGATGCTGGTCAGACGGAGAAGGTTCCGTTTGAGGCTGGCTCGCTTTTGGTTCAGCTGGGTGGGCCGGGTATGCGTATTGGTATGGGTGGTGGCGCTGCCAGTTCGATGGCTGCGGGGACGAATGCTGCTGATCTGGACTTTGATTCTGTTCAGCGTGGTAACCCGGAGATGGAGCGTCGTGCGCAGGAAGTGATTAACGCGTGTTGGTCGTTGGGGTCGGATAACCCGATTTTGGCGATTCACGATGTTGGTGCCGGTGGTTTGTCTAATGCTTTCCCTGAGCTGGTTAGTGATGCCGGTCGAGGGGCGCGGTTCGATATTCGTGCGGTTCCGGTGGAGGAAAGTGGTCTGACGCCAGCGGAGATTTGGTGTAACGAGTCGCAGGAACGGTACGTGTTGGCGATTGCGCCGGAGTCGTTGCCTATGTTCCGTGAAATCGCTGAGCGTGAGCGGTGTCCGTTCGCTGTTGTTGGTGCGGCTACTGATGATGGCCGGTTGGTGTTGGATGCTGCGGATGCGCTCTGTGCTGAGGCTGGGGGTGACGGCGTGGTTGAGAGCGGTCCGGATGCGCCGATTGATATGCCTCTTGAGGTGTTGTTGGGTAAGGCACCGAAGATGACACGTGATGTGGCTCGGGTGCGGCGCAGTACGCCTCGTTTGGATGTGGCTGCGTTCCACGGGTCGAAGAAGGGTGCTGGGGCTCTTCGGGATGCTGCGTATGCGGTGTTGCGGCATCCGTCGGTGGCCAGTAAGCGTTTCTTGATCACTATTGGTGACCGCACGGTGGGTGGTTTTTCGCATCGTGACCAGATGGTTGGGCCTCACCAGGTTCCTGTTGCCGATGTTGCGGTGACGTTGTCTGATCATTTCTCTTTCGCGGGTCAGGCGATGAGTTCGGGGGAGCGGATGCCGGTTGCGGCGGTGAATGCTCCTGCTTCTGGTCGTTTGGCTGTGGGTGAGGCCATCACGAATTTGCTGGCTGCTCCGGTTGAGTCGCTTGAGAGTGTGAAGATTTCGGCTAACTGGATGGCTGCTGCTGGCGAGGAGGGTGAAGACGCGGCGCTGTATGACACGGTTCGTGCTGTGGCGATGGATTTGCTTCCTGAGCTGGGGATCGGTGTGCCGGTTGGCAAAGATTCGTTGTCTATGCGTACGCAGTGGACTGATGAGGTGACGGGGGAGACGTGCAAGGTGACGTCTCCGGTCTCTTTGGTTATTTCTGCGTTTGCGTCGTTGTCGGATGTGCGTGGCACGCTCACTCCGGCTTTGCCGAAGAATCGTGAGACGACGCTTTTGCTTGTTGATTTGGGTGAGGGTGAGCGTCGTTTGGGTGGTTCGATGTTTGCTCAGGTCAACGGTGTATTCGGGGGGGCTACGCCTGATGTGGTGAGGCCGTCTCATCTTGTTGGCCTGACGCGGGCGATGACTGCGTTGCGGGAAGCGGGAGTGGTTGTGGCTTACCACGACCGTTCTGATGGTGGTTTGTGGGCTGCCACGGTTGAGATGGGTTTTGCTGGCAGCACGGGATTGACTCTCGATGTGCCGGATGTGGCGACGCTTTTCACTGAAGAGCTTGGGGTTGTGCTTGGCATTCCCTCTGAGCGAGCGGGTAAAGCTGAAGCTATTCTGGCTGCTCACGGCTTGGGTGAGATCACGCATCGTATTGGTACTACGCGTGGTGACCGGCGTGTTCAGGTTGTTATTGATGGCGCGAAAGTCATGGATGAGGCTTTGGCTGATCTGGGTGCGGCCTGGGATGGGACGTCTGCTCGGATTAGTCAGCTGCGCGATAACCCTGAGTGCGCGCGTCAGGAGCATGAGGCTTTCACGGCGGCGTTGGCTGGTAAACGTGAGGGTGTTACTGAGCTTTCGGTTGCTCCGACGTTTGACCCTAATGATGATGTTGCTGCGCCGTTCTATAACGCTGGGGCGCGTCCACGTCTTGCTGTGTTGCGTGAGCAGGGCGTGAACTCTCATGTGGAGACGGCGTGGGCGTTTGATCAGGCTGGCTTTGACACGTTTGACGTGCACATGACTGATCTGCAGACGGGGCGGATTGACCTGTCGAGCATGGTTGGTTTGGTTGCTGCAGGTGGGTTCTCTTATGGGGACACGCTGGGTGCTGGTGAGGGCTGGGCGCGTTCGGTGCTGTACAACCCTCGTTTACTTGAGATTTTCACTGACTTCTTTGCTCGTCCGGACACTTTCGGTTTGGGTATTTGCAACGGATGTCAGATGTTTGCGGCGTTGGCTGGCCTTATTCCGGGTGCGCAGGCGTGGCCGCGTTTTTCACGGAACCTTTCTGAGCAGTACGAGGCGCGTCTTGCTCAAATCGAGGTGTTGGATTCGCCATCGATTTTCTTTGCGGGCATGGCTGGTTCGAGTTTGCCGATTGTGGTGGCTCATGGTGAGGGGCGTGCTGACTTCTCGGTGCGTGGCGATGCTGCCGAGGTGGTGCGTGTGATGCGCTACACGGATGCTACTGGTGCACCGGCTGTTTCTTATCCCGCTAACCCGAATGGTTCGGCGGAGGGGTTGACTGCGGTGACTACCCCTGATGGGCGGTTCACTGCGATGATGCCTCACCCGGAGCGGGTAGCTCGGAATGTGCAGTTCTCGTGGACAGATCAGCCTGTTGAGGGTACGAGTCCGTGGATGCGGCTGTTCCGGAATGCGCGGGCTCACATCGGGTGA
- a CDS encoding phosphatase PAP2 family protein, whose protein sequence is MQGPLVAVLHGLFFSLAWAVVFALIGWGVLRFEAVGDSLVAKVVRGVDEGLVSAGIDVVRSHAVMREFFVAWQWLSEPWRVYACGVVVLGVLWCRWRRAGVAVVGQRVGCGVVGMMWAWLLAAVVKWVVGRPRPVVELPVWCAEGFSFPSGHAANATAVVCGFVFVLWPFLGWVGRVGVLIGGVLFVVVTVVDRVMLGVHFPTDVCAGVVFGGVVTWIFYLTVSARR, encoded by the coding sequence GTGCAGGGCCCCTTGGTGGCGGTCCTGCACGGCCTTTTCTTTTCGTTGGCGTGGGCTGTTGTTTTTGCGCTGATTGGGTGGGGTGTTCTTCGTTTTGAGGCTGTGGGTGATTCGCTTGTGGCCAAGGTTGTGCGCGGTGTTGATGAGGGGCTTGTCAGTGCTGGGATAGATGTGGTTCGTTCGCATGCTGTTATGCGTGAGTTTTTTGTGGCGTGGCAGTGGTTGAGTGAGCCGTGGCGTGTTTATGCGTGTGGGGTGGTGGTTTTGGGGGTTTTGTGGTGTCGGTGGCGTCGGGCTGGGGTTGCTGTGGTGGGGCAGCGTGTTGGGTGTGGCGTTGTGGGAATGATGTGGGCGTGGTTATTGGCTGCGGTTGTGAAGTGGGTGGTGGGTAGGCCGCGGCCGGTGGTGGAGCTGCCGGTGTGGTGTGCGGAGGGTTTTTCTTTTCCTAGTGGCCATGCAGCGAATGCGACTGCTGTGGTGTGTGGTTTTGTGTTTGTGTTGTGGCCGTTTTTGGGGTGGGTGGGGCGTGTTGGTGTGTTGATTGGTGGGGTGCTTTTTGTGGTGGTGACGGTGGTGGATCGGGTGATGTTAGGGGTGCATTTCCCGACGGATGTGTGTGCTGGTGTGGTTTTTGGCGGTGTTGTGACGTGGATTTTTTACTTGACGGTTAGTGCTCGTCGGTAG
- a CDS encoding FUSC family protein produces the protein MLRFAPRNVIRSSGRWIDHSAELSRRQAKQRAREVRAKISFIAQCSIAAGATYLIAKHVFNVAVPLYAPVAAILTLGMSYGKRFSRAAEVTIGVAIGTLVGELFFMTVGMGAWQVCAIVAIAMVLASAFGASTLMINQAGIQGLIIAMLAGSTTPAGRWSEALIGASIGLLFAGIVPSSVFRRPNSHASLLLERLGSLLLSSVKTIRTADRNAAEDVLEEARAMEKDLTALRGFAADSLEITTILPWYRSRHEEMKTIADALEPMDRAVRNARVLVRRGTISVQMGEEIPEEYVQLMIELARISDDLALCFGKGGSRENVQSTMWDLSRRTARPVAEAPLSAEVMRAQVRSIIVDYYMILGTSLEDARRLVREADEKYAEEAQAAIGSILDDLKPETGALPACEFTYTGIIPVLPTTEAPNPKTPDTPPTNPHHPS, from the coding sequence ATGCTCCGATTCGCACCACGCAACGTCATACGCAGCAGTGGTCGCTGGATCGACCACTCAGCCGAACTCTCACGCCGACAAGCTAAACAGCGAGCACGCGAAGTACGCGCCAAAATCTCATTTATCGCGCAATGCTCCATCGCCGCTGGCGCCACCTACCTCATCGCCAAACACGTCTTTAACGTCGCCGTACCCCTCTACGCCCCCGTAGCCGCGATCCTCACCCTCGGCATGAGCTACGGCAAACGATTCAGCCGCGCCGCCGAAGTCACAATCGGCGTAGCCATCGGCACCCTCGTCGGTGAACTTTTCTTCATGACCGTCGGAATGGGAGCCTGGCAAGTCTGCGCCATCGTTGCCATCGCCATGGTGCTCGCCTCTGCCTTCGGCGCATCCACCCTCATGATCAACCAGGCAGGAATCCAAGGGCTCATCATCGCCATGCTCGCCGGCTCAACCACCCCAGCCGGACGATGGAGCGAAGCCCTCATCGGCGCATCCATCGGCCTGCTCTTCGCCGGCATCGTCCCCAGCTCCGTGTTCCGCAGACCCAACTCCCACGCATCACTCCTGCTCGAACGCCTCGGCAGCCTCCTACTCAGCAGCGTCAAAACCATCCGCACCGCCGACCGAAACGCCGCCGAAGACGTCCTCGAAGAAGCCCGCGCCATGGAAAAAGACCTCACCGCTCTACGCGGATTCGCCGCCGACTCCCTCGAAATCACCACAATCCTGCCCTGGTACCGCTCCCGACACGAAGAAATGAAAACCATCGCTGACGCGCTTGAACCCATGGATCGCGCCGTCCGCAACGCCCGCGTCCTCGTACGCCGCGGCACTATCTCGGTCCAAATGGGCGAAGAAATTCCCGAAGAATACGTCCAACTCATGATCGAACTAGCCCGCATCTCCGACGACCTCGCTCTCTGCTTCGGTAAAGGCGGCTCCCGCGAAAACGTCCAATCCACCATGTGGGACCTCTCGCGCCGCACCGCACGACCCGTAGCCGAAGCCCCCCTGTCTGCCGAAGTCATGCGCGCCCAAGTACGCTCAATCATCGTTGACTACTACATGATCCTGGGCACCTCACTAGAAGATGCACGCCGCCTCGTCCGAGAAGCCGACGAAAAATACGCAGAAGAAGCACAAGCCGCCATCGGCAGCATCCTCGATGACCTAAAACCCGAAACCGGCGCCCTACCCGCCTGCGAATTCACCTACACCGGAATCATTCCTGTCCTCCCCACTACCGAAGCACCCAATCCCAAAACCCCCGACACCCCACCAACAAACCCACACCACCCCTCCTAA